TAATCATCCAAAGTGTTCAAAGCCGTTCTTTATTAGTCTAGTAGATGATGAGTTTAAAGAGTCAGAAGTGTTGTTTGGACAGAAAGAGCAGTCAGAAAAAGGAGAGGAATGCTTGATGGAGGGCTTAGAAAAAGAACTGGATGATTTTTATCGGAAACTATTTCCAGATATGGAATAAAGCTCTATCTTTGTCCCCCGATAAGAAGAACGATTGTTGGATTTGATAAGATCATAGTCGTAAATTGCCGAAATGGCTCAGTTGGTAGAGCAATTCATTCGTAATGAATAGGTCCCCGGTTCGAGTCCGGGTTTCGGCTCAAATAAAAATAATAGGAATGTGAAGGGTATACGTATATATATATAGGCGTATACCCTTTCTTGTAAAAGAGAAATGCAGAACACCTCTATGCGGAATAAGTCAAGTCACGTAGAAGTCCTTAAGCTTCGATAGAAGGAGATCGATTTTACGTAAGAAGTGGTGCGGAATAGAATGCTAGGATGAAAAAGTAGCCTTGGAGATTGTCTATGTGTAATAGATACCGAATAGATGCAAGTGTGCTTCAGAGAGGGATTAAGGTTCGAGAGTGAAAGATGAGCATAGCGCTGTTTGTTCTTGGATTTTACTGTTTTGTTGGAGCGCTTTGCCTTTTGGATAAGAATTAGAAGAGTGGATCAGAAAAAAGAGGGGGATGGATTGTGAGAATAGGGCAAATCTGTATTTTTGTTGCGGCGATTGACTCGTGTGGAGCTAAGCAGCGATTGTTGGTTGCAGAGGCGAAGGATGAGGCGAAAGAAGAGATTTTACGAGTATTAATATTTAACTAATTGATTATGAACAAAAAAGTATTTACTTTGTTGGCAGCTTCGTTCATGCTACTCTTAGGAGCAGTAGGGGCAAGTGCTAGGCCTGCATGGGGGGATTCTGTAAAGTATCTACCCGATGGCACAGGAAAGGGTGCTTACCACCTTCAGGTGTCGTTCATCGGTCAGAGGGCTATTAAGGATAGCGTTTTGATGATGGATCAGGAGGGTCGTTTGGACTTTGCTGATAGTGCTTATGTGTGGAATAAGGATGGAGATCCAGATTCTGCATTTTTCAAATTGCGTTCCTCCTTGTGGTGCGTCAATGTTGGTAGACCAGAGAATGCAGGAAAAGTTCCCGCCTTTACCTTTATAAACAAAGAGTATGGGACGGAGCTGGCATTCGACTATCAGCCTCATTTGTTTACTGATACGGGTACGACGAGTACACGAACTGAAATCTACCACGATTGGTGGGCACGATTGGTTCCAGGTTATGGCATTGATCTGATTGCGGGTCAGACGTCAGCTCCGTTGGTAGGTGGTAACTTGTCTAAATGGAAATTTTCACGTACATATAATGGAGCACACGGATCTGCAGAATTAGAGAAAGATCAATATTTAGCAATTGAAGTAAAACCAGATTATTATCTGACGTTTGCAGTTCCTTCTGCGGGTACCTCGCAGGGTAAAATTCGTCTAGTTGTAGCTCATAAGAATGAGTTCGCTGATACTTCAAGCTTTTACAAAAAGGAATTGGTTCGCTTCAGATTGGTCAATGCATCTCCGAGAGTGTTGACTGCTCACGATTTCAATACGAAGATGCATCAAAATCCGACGGAAGGCCCGGTTCAGCTGTTCTTCTCTCCAGATGTAACACCAGGACAGACGAATGCTTTTGCTCAATTGCTGAAGGCTACGGATGTTCAGTCATCTACCCGTGGGAAGGATAATCATTATCTTTACTTGAATACCACCGGAGGTCAGTATATAACTATGTCCACGTCGGACTACAATAGTGACTTGGGTATTCGTTATCCAAAGATTGAAACGACAGGTGCTACTAATGAAGATCAGAGTAAATGGCGCTTGGTTTACTATCCTTCAGAGGATAGCTTGATTGTCAATGTGAAGGGGTATAAGAATCATGTAAGTTATGGTACTCAGAAAGATCCGGGTTCATACTCTCTTAATGAGGACTTATACAACAATGATATTTTGAATTATTTAATTCTTCGTGTACAGGATCTAAATGCTACGGCTGGTCGTATACTAACAGTAGCCAATGCACCGGCTAATACACGCATTCATTTCAATATTAATAATTGCGTGGTATATGATACGGATCGGACAACTGTTCCTTCGAACTTGTATACGGTAAGGGATCGTGAGGGTCGCTACTTAGTGGTTCCGATGTATGCAGGTGACCTCACACCCCAATGGATGCGTCTGGAAGATATTGAAAATGCAAATCGTACACCGTCTGACCAGTGGTTTGTGACGAAGGTGAATGATGGATCGGGTATATCGAAGATTCATCTGACGAACCGTGAATTCAATAATATCCGCATCGAGTTTGTTCAAGTATATAATGACTACCATCTGTTTAAGGGTGTATGGCATCGTATTGACGAAAACGGATTAGGACGTGACTATAGCCCGATTATGGGTAGAAACTATGTAAATCTGGCTGGTTTTACTGTAGTTCCGAAGCCATATCGTAATGATCCTTACTTGGGATATAAGTTCTTTAGTAAGAATCCCGATGAGGCTGCTGCTATTAAGGAAGCAACTGACTCATTGAATTGGTTCGCTTATGCCTTCAATTACTTGAATAAGTTGAGTGATGGTAATCACTATATGGGCTTCCGTGACAATGCTTCGAGCACAGATACAGGTTTATATATCTTAAAGGATGACAGAACATACTTCCAACTTGTTGTCCCCGACACTCTGCGTAGAGAGGCTTATGGTGTTGAGAAATATGGTATTGGCTGGAATGATGGTCTATTAGCTAACTTCAGTAACACAAATAGCGACGACTATATCGCTCCGTTGAAACGCTGGTTCTATCACTTACAAGTGAATGACTATTGGAAGTTTAAGCGGAATGAGAACTATGTTGTAATGGACGACAATGCACGTTATGGTTATACGCCAGAGAGAAATGCGAATAGTCGTCGTTTGAATAAGGCGAAGTTCTATCTGCGCTTTACGTATGAGACAAATGGGAAGGATTACTATACGCTGTTAGATCGAATCGATATCTCGAACTTCCACTACCTGACGTATGTAAAGGGTCTTGCTGTTACGGATACGATTAAGGCTTATGATTGGAGTCATGGCAGCATCAGGCAGAATTCGTTTGGTGTAGTAGCTGCTAGCGTAACGGATCACGCTCCGATGTATGTAGCCGCACAGCCGAAGACGATTGGTACGTATCGTGTTTCAACGTTTGCTTTGACTCATGAAACAGAGCCATTGTATCGTCGCTTCAATTCTTTAGATGAAGGGTCTATTGCAACTGATGATCCTGATACGGTAGCATTCCGTCGTACAGCAAAGCCCAATGATTATCTGTATGAAGATGCGCACAGTGTATATTCTGCGACTAAGAAGCAGAATGCGGCTGGCTATAGCAATATCAATTTCGCTGGTGTAGAGAATGCAGACGATGCTATCAAGAATAAG
The sequence above is drawn from the Tannerella serpentiformis genome and encodes:
- a CDS encoding DUF6383 domain-containing protein; its protein translation is MNKKVFTLLAASFMLLLGAVGASARPAWGDSVKYLPDGTGKGAYHLQVSFIGQRAIKDSVLMMDQEGRLDFADSAYVWNKDGDPDSAFFKLRSSLWCVNVGRPENAGKVPAFTFINKEYGTELAFDYQPHLFTDTGTTSTRTEIYHDWWARLVPGYGIDLIAGQTSAPLVGGNLSKWKFSRTYNGAHGSAELEKDQYLAIEVKPDYYLTFAVPSAGTSQGKIRLVVAHKNEFADTSSFYKKELVRFRLVNASPRVLTAHDFNTKMHQNPTEGPVQLFFSPDVTPGQTNAFAQLLKATDVQSSTRGKDNHYLYLNTTGGQYITMSTSDYNSDLGIRYPKIETTGATNEDQSKWRLVYYPSEDSLIVNVKGYKNHVSYGTQKDPGSYSLNEDLYNNDILNYLILRVQDLNATAGRILTVANAPANTRIHFNINNCVVYDTDRTTVPSNLYTVRDREGRYLVVPMYAGDLTPQWMRLEDIENANRTPSDQWFVTKVNDGSGISKIHLTNREFNNIRIEFVQVYNDYHLFKGVWHRIDENGLGRDYSPIMGRNYVNLAGFTVVPKPYRNDPYLGYKFFSKNPDEAAAIKEATDSLNWFAYAFNYLNKLSDGNHYMGFRDNASSTDTGLYILKDDRTYFQLVVPDTLRREAYGVEKYGIGWNDGLLANFSNTNSDDYIAPLKRWFYHLQVNDYWKFKRNENYVVMDDNARYGYTPERNANSRRLNKAKFYLRFTYETNGKDYYTLLDRIDISNFHYLTYVKGLAVTDTIKAYDWSHGSIRQNSFGVVAASVTDHAPMYVAAQPKTIGTYRVSTFALTHETEPLYRRFNSLDEGSIATDDPDTVAFRRTAKPNDYLYEDAHSVYSATKKQNAAGYSNINFAGVENADDAIKNKDKDQVFKRHIDTDWAIYVDTAYVNRGTGLIKPQYLLVVGPEFGWLGCPVCGEDELNRPYVYGRFLRNETDSARTDPQLGSQSAIRDRDYILPSNWDRLAFTPAIHAGDTLYVLNGHSIEEFYVKGANGQRYVNYKKLNNTPRVKKVFLGNNLHKDEVFSFRYIEPRGGSKKDFLIESETWNRGAGRMIAPMQGAWIKIQNGVPVVSRGSYYDAITEAEVWNVRKTDKAPLANKEVSTTNVVVTAGVGNVTVLNASGKAVTVSNILGQTVAKAVLASDNETISAPQGVVIVSVEGENAVKAVVK